The Papaver somniferum cultivar HN1 chromosome 3, ASM357369v1, whole genome shotgun sequence genome includes a region encoding these proteins:
- the LOC113359191 gene encoding uncharacterized protein LOC113359191 → MLKAVYAIAREGISEGDLSGTAEFKVHKFSCQIMQAMGIDPYKVTQEEFMQHEGDVHGGTEHGATEHEEEELQLVETEQQGDGSTEQEKEKDDAETSFHEEFPCMSLAAGNTPTILQAQTTAEGHKRPLRTYSSSMKSVTTCKTPPKKRLVAKKKPTPTNNVDEEQKKDVEETPVTDEAQKKAADGGVVDGAGDDVAAKAVGDDVTAKVNEDTPATVGDGLVMTSPTQPTPGTFDVVLLNLSDL, encoded by the exons ATGCTTAAAGCAGTGTATGCAATTGCAAGAGAAGGGATATCAGAAGGGGACCTTTCAGGAACAGCGGAATTCAAGGTtcacaaatttagttgccaaattaTGCAAGCAATGGGTATTGATCCTTACAAAGTGACCCAGGAAGAGTTTATGCAACATGAAGGTGATGTacatggaggtactgagcatggagctactgagcatgaagaagaagagttacaatTAGTTGAGACAGAGCAACAAGGAGATGGAAGTACtgagcaagagaaagagaaagatgacgcggaaacttccttccatgaagaat ttccatgtatGAGCCTTGCAGCTGGAAATACGCCAACAATTCTGCAAGCTCAAACTACTGCAGAGGGGCACAAAAGACCACTCAGGACATATAGTTCGAGTATGAAGAGTGTGACAACTTGCaagactccaccaaagaaaaggCTTGTCGCAAAGAAAAAGCCCACTCCTACAAATAATGTTgatgaggagcagaagaaagatgTTGAAGAGACACCTGTTACGGATGAGGCACAGAAGAAAGCTGCAGATGGTGGAGTTGTGGATGGGGCAGGTGATGATGTAGCTGCAAAAGCTGTAGGTGATGATGTTACTGCAAAAGTCAATGAGGATACACCTGCAACTGTTGGTGACGGTTTGGTTATGACTTCTCCAACTCAGCCAACTCCTGGAACTTTTGATGTGGTATTGCTTAACCTGTCGGATCTTTGA